One window of the Chloroflexota bacterium genome contains the following:
- a CDS encoding alpha/beta hydrolase family protein, giving the protein MALIQCDFFSDVLGLHTSMNVILPQPARPEYPTLFLLHGLSDDHSIWCRRTSIERYVEPLGLAVVMPAVHRSFYTDMATGGRYWTFISEELPALCRSFFPLSRSRKHTFVAGLSMGGYGAFKLALRRPEFFAAAASLSGGLDPVHSMETAPIEWRQELQNIFGDLSQFADSKNDLFHLADSVASSNGPKPGLYQWCGTEDFLYDQNIRFRDFARPLDLELTYEESPGDHQWIYWDQMIQRVLAWLPLKPAPSGDPVP; this is encoded by the coding sequence ATGGCCTTAATTCAGTGCGATTTCTTCTCCGACGTGTTGGGGCTTCACACCTCGATGAACGTGATTCTGCCCCAACCTGCCCGGCCGGAATACCCAACCCTTTTCCTGCTTCATGGACTCTCCGACGATCATTCCATCTGGTGCCGGCGCACATCGATCGAACGTTATGTGGAGCCCCTGGGTCTGGCCGTGGTCATGCCCGCCGTACATCGCAGTTTTTACACCGACATGGCAACGGGCGGTCGATACTGGACCTTCATCAGCGAAGAGCTGCCAGCGTTGTGTCGCAGCTTCTTTCCGCTGTCCCGATCCAGAAAGCACACCTTCGTCGCCGGTCTTTCCATGGGCGGTTACGGGGCTTTCAAACTCGCCTTGAGGCGACCGGAGTTTTTTGCCGCAGCGGCGAGCCTGTCCGGAGGACTGGATCCGGTCCATTCAATGGAGACCGCCCCGATTGAATGGCGGCAGGAATTGCAAAACATCTTTGGCGACCTTTCCCAGTTCGCAGACAGCAAGAATGACCTGTTTCATCTGGCCGACAGCGTTGCCTCTTCGAATGGTCCGAAACCTGGCCTGTACCAATGGTGCGGCACGGAAGATTTTCTCTACGATCAGAATATCCGATTCCGCGATTTCGCTCGACCGCTCGATCTTGAACTGACCTACGAGGAAAGCCCTGGCGACCACCAATGGATCTATTGGGACCAAATGATCCAACGGGTATTGGCCTGGCTACCACTCAAGCCAGCGCCGTCGGGCGACCCAGTCCCCTGA